From one Zhongshania sp. R06B22 genomic stretch:
- a CDS encoding outer membrane protein assembly factor BamB family protein, giving the protein MKKRFVLGVMLVVLVIAGALNRHEIKAWLMQHGEAWVLRNADHLPLARAGEYLFDQHCADCHDNPAMNSPTRQALSLLAKEDLMIALEFGKMQPMAAHLSKQQRGLIAHYLAGSASGQYDWLASAMCDPEPARSRSPVVGSWGVGLENRRFVSDQQTAIRKDNVGSLSLAWSFAFPRVSDMRSQPAVIGERIFIGDKAGKLFVLDRRSGCVIAHRKMLSGIRSAITVATLGDSRQLLIFADSLATIYAVDPNTLDIVWQQSARLNDFSLISGSISFHNNKLYVPVSLFEVAAAGSESHVCCTSHGGVMALNAETGNKVWTWHATDEATLQGSNRAGQDRYGPSGAAVWSSPTIDTKRNRLYVGTGENLTRPATDTSDAIIALDLDSGEVVWKFQAISGDVWNAGCLNGGANCPSDPGEDFDFGASVILATLSSGKQVLFAGQKSGEVFALDPDADGANRVLWRQRLSQGTSNGGIHWGMALAGDSLYVPVSDPEREQAGYTPRPGLYALNGDSGELLWRYTATRNCDFDYSKRPLVGLENNRAGGKVDLTDLYRCSFYYGLSAAVTATAELVFSAGLDGEIRAFDRFNGELLWSRNTAQPISASNGIDGHGGAIDVGGQIIVGDWLYVSSGYSMFGQLPGNVLLAYKILR; this is encoded by the coding sequence ATGAAAAAACGATTTGTCCTTGGCGTCATGCTGGTGGTGCTTGTCATCGCTGGCGCGCTTAATCGTCACGAGATAAAAGCTTGGCTTATGCAACATGGCGAAGCCTGGGTGCTGCGCAATGCCGACCATCTTCCTTTGGCCCGTGCCGGCGAGTATTTGTTTGATCAACACTGTGCTGACTGCCACGACAATCCTGCGATGAATTCACCCACACGGCAGGCTTTATCACTGCTAGCCAAAGAAGATCTGATGATTGCCTTAGAGTTTGGCAAAATGCAGCCTATGGCTGCTCATCTCAGCAAACAACAGCGCGGTTTGATTGCACACTATCTGGCGGGCAGTGCCAGCGGCCAATACGACTGGTTAGCTAGTGCGATGTGTGACCCCGAGCCAGCGCGCAGTCGCAGCCCCGTTGTGGGTAGCTGGGGTGTTGGGCTTGAGAATCGTCGTTTTGTCTCAGATCAACAAACCGCGATACGTAAAGATAACGTCGGGAGTTTAAGCCTAGCGTGGAGTTTTGCCTTTCCACGCGTCAGTGATATGCGCTCGCAACCGGCTGTGATCGGCGAGCGGATTTTTATCGGCGATAAGGCGGGCAAGTTGTTTGTGCTCGATCGCCGCAGCGGCTGCGTTATCGCGCATCGGAAAATGCTTAGCGGCATACGTTCTGCGATCACCGTGGCGACCTTGGGTGACTCGAGACAATTACTCATTTTTGCAGACTCGCTGGCCACCATTTATGCAGTGGACCCCAATACCTTAGATATCGTATGGCAGCAGTCGGCAAGACTAAATGATTTCTCGCTTATCTCCGGTTCTATTAGTTTTCACAATAATAAATTATATGTGCCGGTATCCTTATTTGAAGTTGCCGCTGCAGGTAGTGAAAGTCATGTTTGTTGCACGTCTCACGGCGGTGTTATGGCCTTAAATGCCGAGACTGGCAATAAAGTATGGACCTGGCATGCGACCGATGAAGCTACTCTGCAAGGAAGCAATCGCGCCGGCCAAGATCGCTATGGGCCGTCGGGTGCGGCAGTTTGGTCAAGCCCCACCATTGATACCAAGCGCAACCGGCTCTACGTTGGCACTGGTGAAAACCTCACCCGACCAGCGACCGACACCAGTGATGCCATCATTGCCTTAGATTTAGACAGCGGTGAAGTGGTGTGGAAGTTTCAGGCCATCAGCGGCGATGTTTGGAATGCCGGCTGCTTGAACGGTGGCGCCAATTGCCCGAGTGATCCCGGTGAGGACTTCGACTTTGGCGCCTCGGTGATCTTGGCGACATTAAGCAGTGGTAAGCAAGTGCTATTCGCCGGCCAAAAATCCGGTGAAGTGTTTGCGCTGGACCCAGACGCTGATGGTGCCAACCGGGTGTTATGGCGTCAGCGTTTAAGTCAGGGCACCAGCAATGGCGGTATTCACTGGGGAATGGCCTTGGCCGGTGATAGCTTGTATGTGCCGGTGTCCGACCCTGAGCGAGAGCAAGCAGGGTATACACCACGACCAGGTTTATACGCTCTAAATGGTGATAGCGGTGAGTTGCTATGGCGGTATACGGCCACCCGTAATTGCGATTTTGATTACAGTAAACGGCCCTTAGTTGGTTTAGAAAATAATCGCGCTGGGGGCAAAGTAGATCTCACCGATTTGTATCGCTGCAGTTTTTACTACGGTCTTTCGGCAGCGGTAACGGCGACAGCCGAGTTAGTGTTCAGTGCAGGACTAGATGGTGAAATTCGGGCTTTTGATCGCTTTAATGGTGAGCTGCTGTGGTCAAGAAATACCGCCCAGCCTATTTCTGCGAGCAATGGCATAGACGGGCATGGTGGCGCAATAGATGTCGGCGGCCAGATTATTGTGGGGGATTGGCTCTATGTTAGCTCCGGCTACAGTATGTTCGGGCAGCTGCCCGGCAATGTATTGCTAGCGTATAAAATTCTTCGATAA